The following are encoded in a window of Arachis duranensis cultivar V14167 unplaced genomic scaffold, aradu.V14167.gnm2.J7QH unplaced_Scaffold_165934, whole genome shotgun sequence genomic DNA:
- the LOC107475975 gene encoding ubiquitin domain-containing protein DSK2b: MGGDSAAERSTDSKVSEPVSINIRCSNGSKFSVQICLDSTVGSFKEVIAGSCDIPAGQQRLIYKGRILKDDQTLQSYGLEADHTIHLVRGFTPSNTGGGTNTSGTNTATTNARSTGAAEGGGLGGLGFGASLFPGLGLNGMGGNNLFGEGFPDLEQMQQPFISNPNLMREIMNTPAMQNLINNPEIVRNLIMSNPQMQELMDRNPELAHILNDPSTLRQTLEATRNPEIMREMMRNTDRAMSNIEASPEGFNMLRRMYENVQEPFLNATTMAGNTGGNNTPLSGTQARDQSTNPSTTSSEATAGSPLPNTNPLPNPWSSTGTGGAQNNNRRSTPAGGDARPQAPTGLGGLGLPDLQGMLGGNAMPDPALMAQLMQNPAISNMMQSMLSNPQTLNQMLGANADQRGMPDLNSLREVMQNPEFLRLFSSPETLQQLMSFQQALLSQLGQQQPRESGQTGGGTGPLNNLAGLELLSSMFGGLGTGSLAVPNRSNEPPEQLYATQLSQLQEMGFFDTQENIRALIATSGNVHAAVERLLGNPGQ; this comes from the exons ATGGGAGGTGACAGTGCCGCAGAGAGGTCTACGGATTCAAAGGTCTCTGAACCCGTCAGCATCAACATTCGGTGTTCCAATGGTTCCAAGTTCTCGGTTcagatttgcctcgattccacCGTCGGATCCTTCAAGGAAGTCATTGCTGGCAGCTGCGATATCCCAGCCGGTCAGCAGCGCCTGATTTACAAGGGTCGGATCCTGAAGGATGATCAGACCCTACAAAGCTATG GCTTGGAGGCAGATCACACCATCCATTTGGTTCGTGGCTTCACACCTTCCAATACAGGTGGGGGCACAAATACCAGTGGCACCAATACCGCCACGACTAATGCCAGAAGTACTGGTGCTGCTGAGGGTGGGGGCTTAGGAGGCCTTGGTTTTGGAGCTTCATTGTTCCCTGGATTAGGTTTGAATGGGATGGGTGGCAATAACCTATTTGGAGAGGGATTTCCGGATCTTGAGCAGATGCAGCAACCATTTATTTCAAATCCCAATTTAATGAGAGAAATTATGAACACACCTGCTATGCAGAACCTAATAAATAATCCTGAGATTGTGCGGAATCTTATAATGAGCAACCCGCAGATGCAGGAGCTCATGGATCGGAATCCTGAGTTAGCTCACATACTTAATGATCCAAGCACCCTCCGCCAGACACTTGAAGCTACAAGGAACCCTGAGATTATGCGTGAAATGATGAGAAATACCGACAGAGCAATGAGCAACATTGAAGCATCTCCTGAGGGATTTAACATGTTGAGGCGCATGTATGAAAATGTTCAAGAACCATTTTTAAATGCTACTACGATGGCTGGAAACACAGGAGGCAACAATACACCACTTTCTGGGACTCAAGCCAGGGACCAATCAACAAATCCCTCAACTACTAGCTCCGAAGCAACTGCTGGTTCTCCATTACCCAATACTAACCCACTCCCCAATCCTTGGTCCTCTACGGGAA CTGGTGGTGCCCAAAATAACAATAGAAGGTCAACCCCTGCTGGTGGGGATGCTAGGCCGCAGGCACCTACTGGCTTAGGAGGGCTTGGACTGCCGGATCTTCAAGGCATGCTGGGCGGCAATGCTATGCCAGATCCTGCTTTAATGGCCCAGTTAATGCAAAATCCAGCTATCTCAAACATGATGCAAAGTATGCTTTCCAACCCACAAACTTTGAATCAG atgCTTGGAGCTAATGCTGATCAGCGTGGCATGCCTGATTTGAATTCTCTTAGAGAAGTGATGCAAAATCCAGAGTTCCTTCGCTTATTTTCTTCACCTGAGACACTGCAG CAACTGATGTCTTTTCAGCAAGCTCTTCTGTCTCAGCTTGGTCAACAACAGCCAcg GGAATCAGGTCAAACTGGCGGAGGCACTG GTCCTTTGAACAACTTGGCAGGTTTGGAGTTGTTATCAAGCATGTTTGGTGGACTTGGAACTGGCAGCCTAGCTGTTCCAAATAGATCAAATG AGCCGCCCGAGCAGTTGTATGCAACCCAGCTTTCTCAGCTTCAAGAAATGGGATTCTTCGACACGCAAGAGAACATAAGGGCCCTTATTGCCACATCCGGTAATGTTCATGCAGCAGTTGAACGACTTCTAGGAAACCCTGGTCAGTAG